A part of Micromonospora chersina genomic DNA contains:
- a CDS encoding ferredoxin reductase family protein produces MTYQDTYAAGRRTGPSAPYGGRPAAPVPPGRPRRGPGGRRALNGAFWLGLVAAVLPWWLATPPGSLADTTDVLTAAGRITGLVAGYLLLVQVLMMSRLGVLERWLGGERISRAHRDVGATLLVAVLAHLALLVVGYARMEKNSILGQVGSLLTHYEDMVSAFVAAGIMVAVGVTAVRGVRRRLPYELWHHLHLTSYLALLLGYGHQFSNGAQLYEPGPVRTGWIAAYLLVVAALVWGRLIAPLRFNLRHRLRVADVVAESPDTISIYLTGHRLNQIDLLGGQYFRWRFLNPGCWWQSHPFSLSAAGNGRWLRLTVKVVGGHTAELRDLHPGTRVWAEGPSGTFTAAHRTRERALLIAGGSGIAPLRAMLEELPPGAALIYRARTPADVLLHNELDWLAQARRTSVWYVIGSRDDPGPRQVMSPEGLRRLVPDLTRRDVYLCGPGGLVDEAVRVLRRAGVPRRQIHLATFEL; encoded by the coding sequence GTGACATATCAGGACACCTACGCCGCCGGCCGCCGTACCGGGCCTTCCGCCCCGTACGGCGGCCGTCCGGCTGCCCCCGTACCCCCGGGCCGGCCGCGCCGGGGGCCCGGCGGGCGGCGGGCGCTGAACGGGGCCTTCTGGCTCGGCCTGGTCGCCGCTGTGCTGCCCTGGTGGCTGGCCACCCCGCCCGGCTCGCTGGCCGACACCACGGACGTGCTCACCGCGGCCGGCCGGATCACCGGCCTGGTCGCCGGCTACCTGCTGCTCGTCCAGGTGCTCATGATGAGCCGGCTCGGCGTGCTGGAACGCTGGCTGGGCGGCGAGCGGATCTCCCGGGCGCACCGGGACGTCGGCGCCACCCTGCTGGTGGCGGTCCTCGCCCACCTGGCGCTGCTGGTGGTCGGCTACGCCCGGATGGAGAAGAACTCGATCCTCGGCCAGGTCGGCTCCCTGCTGACCCACTACGAGGACATGGTCTCCGCCTTCGTGGCCGCCGGCATCATGGTGGCGGTCGGCGTCACCGCGGTCCGGGGCGTCCGCCGCCGGCTGCCCTACGAGCTCTGGCACCACCTGCACCTGACCAGCTACCTCGCCCTGCTGCTCGGCTACGGGCACCAGTTCAGCAACGGCGCCCAGCTCTACGAGCCCGGCCCGGTGCGCACCGGCTGGATCGCCGCGTACCTGCTGGTGGTGGCCGCGCTGGTGTGGGGCCGGCTCATCGCCCCGCTGCGCTTCAACCTGCGGCACCGGCTGCGCGTCGCCGACGTGGTCGCGGAGAGCCCGGACACCATCTCGATCTACCTGACCGGGCACCGGCTCAACCAGATCGACCTGCTCGGCGGCCAGTACTTCCGCTGGCGCTTCCTCAACCCCGGCTGCTGGTGGCAGTCGCACCCGTTCTCGCTCTCCGCGGCGGGCAACGGTCGCTGGCTGCGGCTCACCGTGAAGGTCGTCGGCGGGCACACCGCCGAGCTGCGTGATCTCCACCCGGGCACCCGGGTCTGGGCGGAGGGGCCCTCCGGGACCTTCACGGCGGCGCACCGGACCCGCGAGCGGGCCCTGCTGATCGCCGGCGGCAGCGGCATCGCCCCGCTGCGGGCCATGCTGGAGGAGTTGCCGCCCGGCGCGGCCCTGATCTACCGCGCCCGCACCCCCGCCGACGTGCTGCTGCACAACGAGCTGGACTGGCTGGCCCAGGCCCGGCGCACCTCGGTCTGGTACGTGATCGGCTCCCGCGACGACCCCGGCCCGCGGCAGGTGATGAGCCCGGAGGGGCTGCGCCGGCTGGTGCCCGACCTGACCCGCCGCGACGTCTACCTGTGCGGCCCGGGCGGCCTGGTCGACGAGGCGGTCCGGGTGCTGCGCCGGGCCGGGGTGCCGCGCCGGCAGATCCACCTCGCGACCTTCGAGCTGTAG
- a CDS encoding FMN-binding protein, which yields MRRALLAITGLAASTTALVVLKGTPGTSQAAQDRPVAEAPAVPGGSAAPESTPGGVTPSARPGATVKPSVRAGASRTPGARTSSATTRATTAAPRTTTSAPKVTTRTVTGPVVTYKYGSLQVRITLSGSRIVDATGLGMPLDGQSGLRSDDVQARYSGSSGEVVAKQSANLSAVSGATYTSTAYKQSLQAAIDKA from the coding sequence ATGCGTCGCGCGCTCCTCGCGATCACCGGCCTGGCCGCCAGCACCACCGCGCTGGTGGTGCTCAAGGGCACCCCCGGCACGAGCCAGGCCGCCCAGGACCGGCCGGTCGCCGAGGCCCCCGCCGTCCCGGGCGGCTCGGCGGCCCCCGAGTCGACGCCCGGCGGCGTCACCCCCTCCGCCCGGCCCGGCGCGACGGTGAAGCCGAGCGTCAGGGCCGGCGCCAGCCGCACCCCCGGCGCCCGGACCAGCAGCGCCACCACCAGGGCCACCACCGCCGCGCCGCGGACCACCACGAGCGCGCCGAAGGTCACCACCCGGACGGTCACCGGGCCGGTGGTCACCTACAAGTACGGCTCGCTCCAGGTGCGGATCACGCTGAGCGGGAGCCGGATCGTCGACGCCACCGGCCTCGGCATGCCGCTGGACGGGCAGTCCGGGCTGCGCAGCGACGACGTGCAGGCCCGTTACAGCGGCAGCTCGGGCGAGGTGGTCGCCAAGCAGAGCGCCAACCTGAGCGCCGTCTCCGGTGCCACCTACACCAGCACGGCCTACAAGCAGTCGCTCCAGGCCGCGATCGACAAGGCATGA
- a CDS encoding FAD:protein FMN transferase translates to MGTAISLDLADDLPAATLHELAERTFAWLREVDARFSTYRADSEVCRLDRGELRLAEASADVRAVLERCADLWTGTDGFFDAYATGRLDPSGYVKGWAAQVASDRLVAAGAPNHCVNAGGDVRVRGHTATGDPWRIGVRHPWDPAATCLVLTGTDLAVATSGVYERGHHVVDPRRGAPAVGLRSVTVVGPDLGVADAYATAAVAMGEPGIAWLDGLPAPWRHAVVTEDARLLRSRALPVTT, encoded by the coding sequence ATGGGTACGGCCATCAGCCTCGACCTGGCCGACGACCTGCCCGCCGCCACCCTGCACGAGCTGGCCGAGCGGACCTTCGCCTGGCTGCGCGAGGTGGACGCCCGGTTCAGCACCTACCGGGCGGACAGCGAGGTGTGCCGCCTGGACCGGGGCGAGCTGCGGCTCGCCGAGGCGTCGGCCGACGTGCGGGCGGTGCTGGAGCGCTGCGCCGACCTGTGGACCGGGACCGACGGATTCTTCGACGCGTACGCCACCGGGCGGCTGGACCCGTCCGGCTACGTCAAGGGCTGGGCGGCGCAGGTCGCCTCGGACCGGCTCGTCGCGGCCGGCGCCCCGAACCACTGCGTGAACGCCGGCGGCGACGTCCGGGTACGCGGTCACACGGCCACCGGCGACCCGTGGCGGATCGGCGTCCGGCACCCCTGGGACCCGGCCGCCACCTGCCTGGTGCTGACCGGCACCGACCTGGCGGTCGCCACCTCCGGGGTGTACGAGCGCGGCCACCACGTCGTCGACCCGCGCCGGGGCGCCCCGGCCGTCGGCCTGCGCTCGGTCACCGTGGTGGGCCCCGACCTCGGGGTCGCCGACGCGTACGCCACGGCCGCCGTCGCCATGGGCGAGCCCGGCATCGCCTGGCTGGACGGCCTCCCCGCGCCCTGGCGCCACGCGGTCGTGACGGAGGACGCCCGCCTCCTGCGCTCCCGGGCCCTGCCGGTGACGACCTGA
- a CDS encoding bifunctional DNA primase/polymerase: MWGNVGPRVAHLSPLERVRLRRVAVRYAAHGWEVTPGACLANSRFVCGRAGCPTVGCHPALENWEHAASADPARVATWWRSRPHGVLLPTGRAFDVLEVAADLGRHVLDTVATHPAGAGVRGPVLVTPTGRWMFLVRPGDPLRPELEHCFHVVRHGPGSWIPAPPTRLPEGTVRWAVAPEQARWRLPDSYLVQNALIAALRAAGITLAADLLPGQLPLPRRGC; this comes from the coding sequence ATGTGGGGGAATGTCGGACCGCGCGTGGCTCACCTGTCGCCGCTGGAACGGGTCCGGCTGCGCCGGGTCGCCGTCCGGTACGCCGCGCACGGCTGGGAGGTGACCCCCGGCGCGTGCCTGGCCAACAGCCGCTTCGTCTGCGGCCGGGCCGGCTGCCCCACTGTCGGCTGCCATCCCGCCCTGGAGAACTGGGAGCACGCGGCGAGCGCCGACCCGGCCCGGGTGGCCACCTGGTGGCGCAGCCGCCCGCACGGGGTGCTGCTGCCCACCGGGCGCGCGTTCGACGTGCTGGAGGTCGCGGCGGACCTGGGCCGGCACGTGCTGGACACGGTCGCCACCCATCCGGCCGGCGCCGGCGTACGCGGTCCGGTGCTGGTCACCCCCACCGGCCGCTGGATGTTCCTGGTCCGCCCCGGCGACCCGCTGCGGCCGGAGCTGGAGCACTGCTTCCACGTGGTCCGGCACGGTCCCGGCTCGTGGATCCCGGCCCCGCCGACCCGGCTGCCCGAGGGGACGGTGCGCTGGGCGGTCGCCCCCGAGCAGGCGCGCTGGCGGCTGCCCGACTCGTACCTGGTGCAGAACGCGCTGATCGCGGCGTTACGGGCGGCCGGGATCACGCTCGCCGCCGATCTGCTCCCCGGCCAGCTCCCCCTCCCCCGGCGCGGCTGCTGA
- a CDS encoding helix-turn-helix domain-containing protein, whose amino-acid sequence MDELPIGRRVAYWRSRRKMSQQVFADRLGKSKSWVDKVERGVRRLDKFSVVYEIADILQVDVQLLLGKDPERRTDALNCIDQVEVEEIRAALERYDSMSAYFDAAPYPPPLTDMRKAVNHAWLTYQYGRYGMLTRALPKLLRDAQAADAGYGGDQAREAAHLLGQVYQIASSVLRKLGECDLAWLAADRSMAVAQRADDPLLAGIATTRVCNALVAMGRPRPALELNVRIANRLAPGGENDVRPERLSVYGMLLLQGAMAAARIGDSATVDDLLTGAAEAATLLGGDHNHYWTSFGPTNLELHRAAAAVELGDGGRAVETHHRLAEPAFNALLPERRAHHLLDIARGFAQIGDVANAGDMLLRGDRLAPSEIRCRPIAHEVMSDVLRRTRGAPPSPIAELAEHMGVGV is encoded by the coding sequence ATGGACGAGCTACCCATAGGCCGGCGGGTGGCGTACTGGCGGAGCCGGCGCAAGATGTCCCAACAGGTCTTCGCCGACCGGCTCGGCAAGTCCAAGAGCTGGGTGGACAAGGTGGAGCGTGGTGTCCGGCGGCTGGACAAATTCTCCGTCGTCTACGAGATCGCCGACATCCTCCAGGTCGACGTGCAACTGCTCCTCGGCAAGGACCCGGAGCGGCGTACCGACGCCCTCAACTGCATCGACCAGGTCGAGGTCGAGGAGATCCGGGCGGCGCTGGAGCGCTACGACTCGATGAGCGCGTACTTCGACGCGGCGCCCTACCCCCCGCCGCTGACCGACATGCGCAAGGCGGTCAACCACGCCTGGCTCACCTACCAGTACGGCCGCTACGGCATGCTCACCCGCGCCCTGCCCAAGCTGCTGCGCGACGCCCAGGCCGCCGACGCCGGCTACGGCGGCGACCAGGCCCGGGAGGCCGCCCACCTGCTCGGGCAGGTCTACCAGATCGCCTCCTCGGTGCTGCGCAAGCTCGGCGAGTGCGACCTGGCCTGGCTGGCCGCCGACCGCTCGATGGCGGTCGCCCAGCGGGCCGACGACCCCCTGCTCGCCGGCATCGCCACCACCCGGGTCTGCAACGCCCTCGTCGCGATGGGCCGCCCCCGCCCCGCGCTCGAACTCAACGTGCGGATCGCCAACCGGCTCGCCCCCGGCGGCGAGAACGACGTCCGGCCGGAACGCCTCTCCGTCTACGGCATGCTGCTGCTCCAGGGCGCGATGGCCGCCGCCCGGATCGGCGACTCGGCGACCGTGGACGACCTGCTGACCGGGGCCGCCGAGGCGGCCACCCTGCTCGGCGGGGACCACAACCACTACTGGACCTCGTTCGGCCCGACCAACCTGGAGCTGCACCGGGCCGCCGCGGCCGTCGAACTGGGCGACGGCGGCCGGGCCGTGGAGACCCACCACCGCCTCGCCGAGCCGGCGTTCAACGCGCTGCTGCCCGAGCGGCGCGCGCACCACCTGCTGGACATCGCCCGTGGCTTCGCCCAGATCGGCGACGTCGCGAACGCCGGGGACATGCTGCTCCGCGGCGACCGGCTCGCGCCCTCCGAGATCCGTTGCCGGCCCATCGCCCACGAGGTGATGTCGGACGTGCTCCGTCGCACACGGGGTGCGCCGCCTTCGCCGATCGCGGAGTTGGCTGAGCACATGGGAGTCGGAGTATGA
- a CDS encoding flavoprotein gives MSGPHTSNGHRRVLYVIACGSPLARHVGRLVDLAQQEGWQVCVVTTPDGAKFVDRTALARQTGHPVRTHYKNPGDPDVLPPADAMLVCPATVNTVNKWAVGIADTLALGLLVEGQGLGVPIAAVPYTNVAMAAHPAFRASLARLREWGVRVVFGDHVVPLHPPGTGERHLDAFPWGAGLAALRGVPRPVAPVG, from the coding sequence ATGAGCGGTCCGCACACCAGCAACGGGCACCGTCGGGTGCTCTACGTCATCGCCTGCGGTTCGCCGCTGGCCCGTCACGTCGGCCGGCTGGTCGACCTCGCCCAGCAGGAGGGCTGGCAGGTCTGCGTGGTCACCACGCCGGACGGCGCGAAGTTCGTCGACCGGACGGCCCTGGCCCGGCAGACCGGTCACCCGGTCCGCACCCACTACAAGAACCCGGGCGACCCGGACGTGCTGCCGCCGGCGGACGCCATGCTGGTCTGCCCGGCGACGGTCAACACCGTCAACAAGTGGGCGGTCGGCATCGCCGACACCCTCGCCCTCGGCCTGCTCGTCGAGGGACAGGGGCTGGGCGTGCCGATCGCCGCCGTGCCGTACACCAACGTGGCGATGGCCGCGCACCCGGCGTTCCGGGCCAGCCTGGCCCGGCTGCGCGAGTGGGGGGTCCGGGTGGTCTTCGGCGACCACGTCGTGCCGCTGCACCCGCCCGGCACCGGCGAGCGGCACCTGGACGCCTTCCCGTGGGGAGCCGGCCTGGCCGCCCTGCGCGGCGTGCCGCGGCCGGTCGCCCCGGTCGGCTGA
- a CDS encoding Nif3-like dinuclear metal center hexameric protein: MVAALDRRYPPAWAEEWDRVGLVLGEPANPVRRVACAVDVVPETVEEALAAGADMIVAHHPLLLRGVSSVAATTYKGRIVHRLIKADVALYVAHTNADVADPGVSDALAARFGLTGLRPLHPPRPGSPADGPGRGIGRIGELPAPLTLAELTRHAAAVLPVTAWGVRAAGDPGRMVRTLAVSGGSGDSFLAEATAAGVDAFLTADLRHHPAGEHLAAGGPALLDAAHWATERPWLDDLAARLRDELGVETVVSDLDTDPWTVHAAAPRPDDKEPRP; the protein is encoded by the coding sequence GTGGTGGCCGCGCTGGACCGCCGCTACCCGCCGGCCTGGGCCGAGGAGTGGGACCGGGTCGGCCTGGTGCTCGGTGAGCCCGCGAACCCGGTCCGGCGGGTCGCCTGCGCGGTCGACGTGGTCCCGGAGACGGTCGAGGAGGCGCTCGCCGCCGGGGCCGACATGATCGTCGCCCACCACCCGCTGCTGCTGCGCGGGGTCTCGTCGGTGGCCGCCACCACGTACAAGGGCCGGATCGTGCACCGGTTGATCAAGGCGGACGTGGCCCTGTACGTGGCGCACACCAACGCCGACGTGGCCGACCCCGGGGTGTCCGACGCCCTGGCCGCCCGGTTCGGGCTGACCGGGCTGCGCCCGCTGCACCCGCCCCGCCCCGGCTCGCCCGCCGACGGCCCCGGCCGGGGCATCGGCCGGATCGGCGAGCTGCCCGCCCCGCTGACGCTTGCCGAGCTGACCCGGCACGCCGCCGCCGTGCTCCCCGTCACCGCCTGGGGAGTTCGCGCCGCCGGGGATCCCGGGCGTATGGTTCGTACCCTCGCCGTCAGCGGTGGCTCGGGGGACAGCTTCCTCGCCGAGGCGACCGCGGCCGGGGTGGACGCGTTCCTCACCGCCGACCTGCGCCACCACCCCGCCGGCGAGCACCTCGCCGCCGGCGGGCCGGCCCTGCTGGACGCCGCCCACTGGGCGACCGAGCGACCCTGGCTGGACGACCTGGCCGCCCGGCTGCGGGACGAGCTGGGCGTCGAGACCGTGGTGTCCGACCTGGACACCGACCCGTGGACCGTGCACGCCGCCGCGCCCCGACCGGACGACAAGGAGCCCCGACCGTGA
- a CDS encoding zinc ribbon domain-containing protein: MKADPKVQRRLLDLQAIDTALAQLAHRRRTLPELAELEALARELSALEDERVRAQVAVDDLDRDIARMEKDVEQVRARKSKDEARLAAGSGPARELEALQHELASLNRRQSDLEDAELELMEQRETAQGVLDGVERRIAEARDRRAAAEQRRDDSLAEIAKEEEFKRGSRQPLAGDLPADLVALYEKIRTDTGLGAALLTGGRCGGCRLELSGADLARIRKADPDDVVRCEECRRIMVRTNESGL, from the coding sequence GTGAAGGCTGACCCGAAGGTGCAGCGCCGCCTGCTCGACCTGCAGGCGATCGACACCGCGCTCGCCCAGCTCGCCCACCGCCGCCGGACGCTGCCGGAGCTGGCCGAGCTGGAGGCCCTGGCGCGTGAGCTCTCCGCCCTTGAGGACGAGCGGGTCCGCGCCCAGGTGGCCGTGGACGACCTGGACCGGGACATCGCCCGGATGGAGAAGGACGTCGAGCAGGTCCGGGCCCGCAAGAGCAAGGACGAGGCCCGGCTGGCCGCGGGCAGCGGCCCGGCCCGCGAGCTGGAGGCGCTCCAGCACGAGCTGGCCTCGCTGAACCGCCGGCAGAGCGACCTGGAGGACGCCGAGCTGGAGCTCATGGAGCAGCGGGAGACCGCACAGGGCGTGCTCGACGGCGTCGAGCGGCGGATCGCCGAGGCCCGGGACCGGCGCGCCGCGGCCGAGCAGCGCCGCGACGACAGCCTCGCCGAGATCGCCAAGGAGGAGGAGTTCAAGCGCGGCTCCCGCCAGCCGCTCGCCGGCGACCTCCCGGCCGACCTGGTCGCCCTCTACGAGAAGATCCGGACGGACACCGGGCTCGGCGCGGCGCTGCTCACCGGCGGCCGGTGCGGTGGCTGCCGGCTGGAGCTCTCCGGCGCCGATCTGGCACGCATCCGCAAGGCCGATCCGGACGACGTGGTCCGCTGCGAGGAGTGCCGGCGGATCATGGTCCGGACCAACGAGTCGGGGCTGTAG
- a CDS encoding bifunctional RNase H/acid phosphatase, whose amino-acid sequence MAVRAVVVEADGGSRGNPGPAGYGAVVRDPATGEVLAERAESIGTATNNVAEYRGLIAGLEAAAKLGAAEVEARMDSKLVVEQMCGRWQIKNPGLRPLAAQAAGLVGRFASVRFSWVPRERNKHADALANAAMDAAAGLAPTGPVVQPPREVAVPEPAVREVAARAATGRATGTDPATTPASWEPRATEEATRLILVRHGETERTVQKRYSGRGDVPLTDRGRAQARATAARVAALAPSVAAVVTSPLSRCAATAEAIAALVGNPPVRPDDDLIECDFGVWEGRTFAEVRDGWAGELDAWLASTSVAPPEGESFAAVAERTGRAVDRLRKAYPGETVVVVSHVSPIKLVLRDALAAGDAFLHRLYLDTAGVSVLDLYPDGGVAVRSVNDTAHLSDL is encoded by the coding sequence GTGGCGGTTCGCGCGGTCGTGGTGGAGGCCGACGGCGGGTCCCGGGGCAACCCGGGGCCGGCCGGCTACGGCGCGGTGGTCCGGGACCCGGCGACCGGTGAGGTGCTGGCCGAGCGCGCCGAGTCGATCGGCACGGCCACCAACAACGTGGCCGAGTACCGGGGCCTGATCGCCGGGCTGGAGGCCGCCGCCAAACTGGGCGCGGCCGAGGTCGAGGCGCGGATGGACTCCAAGCTGGTGGTCGAGCAGATGTGCGGCCGCTGGCAGATCAAGAACCCGGGGCTGCGGCCGCTCGCCGCGCAGGCCGCCGGGCTGGTCGGCCGGTTCGCCAGCGTACGGTTCAGCTGGGTGCCCCGGGAGCGCAACAAGCACGCCGACGCGCTGGCCAACGCGGCGATGGACGCCGCGGCGGGCCTGGCGCCGACCGGGCCCGTGGTGCAGCCGCCGCGCGAGGTCGCGGTCCCCGAGCCGGCCGTGCGAGAGGTGGCCGCGCGCGCCGCCACCGGCCGGGCCACCGGCACCGACCCGGCCACCACGCCGGCCTCCTGGGAGCCGCGCGCGACCGAGGAGGCCACCCGGCTCATCCTGGTCCGGCACGGCGAGACCGAGCGGACCGTGCAGAAGCGCTACTCCGGCCGCGGTGACGTGCCGCTGACCGACCGGGGCCGGGCGCAGGCCCGGGCCACCGCCGCCCGGGTGGCCGCCCTCGCGCCGTCGGTCGCGGCCGTGGTCACCTCCCCGCTGTCCCGGTGCGCGGCCACCGCCGAGGCGATCGCCGCGCTTGTCGGCAACCCGCCGGTACGCCCCGACGACGACCTCATCGAGTGCGACTTCGGGGTCTGGGAGGGGCGCACCTTCGCCGAGGTGCGCGACGGCTGGGCCGGCGAACTGGACGCCTGGCTGGCCTCCACGAGCGTCGCCCCGCCGGAGGGCGAGTCGTTCGCCGCCGTCGCCGAGCGGACCGGCCGGGCGGTCGACCGCCTGCGGAAGGCGTACCCGGGGGAGACCGTCGTGGTGGTCTCCCACGTGTCGCCGATCAAGCTGGTGCTGCGCGACGCCCTCGCGGCCGGCGACGCCTTCCTGCACCGGCTCTACCTGGACACCGCGGGCGTCTCGGTGCTCGACCTGTACCCGGACGGCGGCGTCGCGGTCCGCTCGGTCAACGACACCGCCCACCTGTCCGACCTCTGA
- a CDS encoding DUF3311 domain-containing protein, whose translation MASPEPEAPTPARSRAKDHSPWNWLLFIPIVVPLIPAFFNADSPRLFGFPRFYWLQLAWILLGVGTTTLVYQMTKKRGDR comes from the coding sequence ATGGCCTCACCAGAACCGGAGGCGCCGACACCGGCGCGATCCAGGGCGAAGGACCACAGTCCCTGGAACTGGTTGCTCTTCATACCGATCGTGGTGCCGCTGATCCCGGCCTTCTTCAACGCCGACTCGCCCCGGCTGTTCGGGTTCCCGCGTTTCTACTGGCTGCAACTGGCCTGGATCCTGCTCGGCGTGGGGACCACCACGCTGGTCTACCAGATGACGAAGAAGCGGGGTGACCGCTGA
- the mctP gene encoding monocarboxylate uptake permease MctP: protein MWRDHLTEIIVFSLLFLLVSAMGFVAARWRAPRDMAHLDEWGLGGRSFGGWITWFLVGGDLYTAYTFVAVPALIFGAGAAGFFAVPYTIVIYPLVFLVLCRLWSVSHRHGFVTPADFVRNRFDSPILALLVAVTGIVATMPYIALQLVGIEAVLKTMGVTGDSALARHLPIIIAFAILAAYTYQSGLRAPALIAFVKDSLIYIVILVAVIYLPYKLGGWGDIFDAADAKFKASPAPGDGILLNANNQLQYVTLAFGSALALFLYPHSITGVLASRNRDVIKRNMSALPAYSLLLGLIALLGYMAIAANVKPLPGAKAGSVDGNTVVPLLFDSQFPDWFAGVAYAAIGIGALVPAAIMSIAAANLFTRNIYKEYLKRDASPAQEANVSKITSLVVKVGAVACIVFLDPQFSIDLQLIGGVIILQTLPAVALGLYTRWFHRGALIAGWVAGMGLGMWMLYQVGNPTTGKKHFAGSAFPLSEFGFDTKKTIYVGIVAVLVNLAVAALLTVVLRAAKVADGVDGTTPDDYFADEGDPRVTPGPDRDAESAREPVA, encoded by the coding sequence ATGTGGCGCGACCACCTCACCGAGATCATCGTCTTCAGCCTCCTCTTCCTGCTGGTCAGCGCCATGGGCTTCGTGGCGGCCCGGTGGCGGGCGCCACGCGACATGGCGCACCTGGACGAGTGGGGGCTGGGCGGGCGCAGCTTCGGCGGCTGGATCACCTGGTTCCTGGTCGGCGGTGACCTCTACACCGCGTACACCTTCGTGGCGGTGCCGGCGCTGATCTTCGGGGCCGGGGCGGCGGGCTTCTTCGCCGTGCCGTACACGATCGTCATCTACCCGCTGGTCTTCCTGGTGCTGTGCCGGCTCTGGTCGGTGTCCCACCGGCACGGCTTCGTCACGCCGGCGGACTTCGTCCGCAACCGGTTCGACTCGCCGATCCTGGCGCTGCTGGTGGCGGTCACCGGCATCGTGGCGACCATGCCGTACATCGCCCTCCAGCTGGTCGGCATCGAGGCGGTGCTCAAGACGATGGGTGTGACCGGGGACAGCGCGCTGGCCCGGCACCTGCCGATCATCATCGCCTTCGCCATCCTGGCGGCCTACACCTACCAGTCCGGGCTGCGCGCGCCGGCGCTGATCGCCTTCGTCAAGGACTCGCTGATCTACATCGTGATCCTGGTGGCGGTCATCTACCTGCCGTACAAGCTGGGCGGCTGGGGCGACATCTTCGACGCGGCCGACGCGAAGTTCAAGGCGTCACCCGCTCCCGGCGACGGCATCCTGCTCAACGCCAACAACCAGCTCCAGTACGTCACCCTGGCGTTCGGCTCGGCGCTGGCGCTCTTCCTCTACCCGCACAGCATCACCGGCGTGCTGGCCAGCCGGAACCGGGACGTGATCAAGCGGAACATGTCCGCGCTGCCGGCGTACAGCCTGCTGCTCGGGCTGATCGCGCTGCTCGGCTACATGGCCATCGCGGCCAACGTGAAGCCGCTGCCCGGCGCCAAGGCCGGCAGCGTGGACGGCAACACGGTGGTGCCGCTGCTCTTCGACAGCCAGTTCCCGGACTGGTTCGCGGGTGTGGCGTACGCGGCCATCGGCATCGGCGCGCTGGTGCCCGCGGCGATCATGTCGATCGCGGCGGCGAACCTGTTCACCCGCAACATCTACAAGGAGTACCTGAAGCGGGACGCCAGCCCGGCGCAGGAGGCGAACGTCTCGAAGATCACCTCGCTGGTGGTGAAGGTCGGGGCGGTGGCCTGCATCGTCTTCCTCGACCCGCAGTTCTCCATCGACCTCCAGCTCATCGGCGGCGTGATCATCCTCCAGACGCTGCCGGCGGTGGCGCTGGGCCTCTACACCCGCTGGTTCCACCGCGGCGCCCTGATCGCCGGCTGGGTGGCCGGCATGGGGCTCGGCATGTGGATGCTCTACCAGGTCGGGAACCCGACGACCGGCAAGAAGCACTTCGCCGGCTCGGCCTTCCCGCTCTCCGAGTTCGGCTTCGACACCAAGAAGACGATCTACGTGGGCATCGTGGCGGTGCTTGTCAACCTGGCGGTGGCCGCGCTGCTCACAGTGGTGCTGCGGGCCGCGAAGGTGGCCGACGGGGTGGACGGCACCACTCCGGACGACTACTTCGCCGACGAGGGCGACCCGCGGGTCACCCCCGGCCCGGACCGCGACGCCGAATCTGCTCGCGAGCCGGTCGCCTGA
- a CDS encoding MarR family winged helix-turn-helix transcriptional regulator: MRDDHTTGTDPDAATLGRIETEIALLMRLGEATRRATGTAEHRVLDRAAYVILRHLDKAGPQNVSALAARLNLDGSTVTRQVSAMQRDGLIARTPDPADGRGTVISPTPAGLQRMAAVRAARTRLYGDILADWTGDDRDTLANLLHRLNEALDARNRRR, translated from the coding sequence ATGAGGGACGACCACACGACGGGAACCGACCCGGACGCCGCCACGCTCGGCCGGATCGAGACCGAGATCGCGCTGCTCATGCGCCTCGGCGAGGCGACCCGCCGGGCCACGGGCACCGCCGAGCACCGGGTGCTGGACCGAGCGGCGTACGTGATCCTGCGGCACCTGGACAAGGCCGGCCCGCAGAACGTCTCGGCGCTGGCCGCCCGGCTGAACCTGGACGGCTCCACGGTCACCCGGCAGGTCTCCGCGATGCAGCGGGACGGGCTGATCGCGCGTACCCCCGACCCGGCCGACGGGCGCGGCACGGTGATCTCACCGACCCCGGCCGGCCTCCAGCGGATGGCCGCGGTACGGGCCGCGCGCACCCGGCTCTACGGCGACATCCTGGCCGACTGGACCGGCGACGACCGGGACACCCTCGCGAACCTGCTGCACCGCCTCAACGAGGCCCTGGACGCGCGCAACCGGCGCAGGTGA